Proteins from a genomic interval of Rosa chinensis cultivar Old Blush chromosome 2, RchiOBHm-V2, whole genome shotgun sequence:
- the LOC112190148 gene encoding aldehyde dehydrogenase family 2 member C4, which translates to MAGDSNGSSAASESFVKMPTIKFTKLFINGEFVDSISGKTFETIDPRTGEVITRVAEGDKEDVDLAVKAARAAFDHGPWPRLPGAERGAIMLKFADLIDEHTEELAKLDTVDAGKLFGFGKAVDIPQVAHMVRYYAGAADKIHGEVLKMSRELQGYTLLEPIGVVGHIIPWNFPSSLLFAKVAPTLAAGCTMVVKPAEQTPLSALYYAHLAKLAGVPDGVLNVITGFGKTAGAAVTHHMDIDKVSFTGSTDVGREVMQAAAKSNLKAVSLELGGKSPLLIFDDADVDKAADLALLGILYNKGEICVASSRVFVQEGIYDELVKKLQLKAKDWVVGDPFDPNVRQGPQVDKKQFEKILTYIEHGKREGATLLTGGKPVGKKGYYIEPTVFTDVKDDMLIAKDEIFGPVMSLMKFKTIEEGIARANNTKYGLAAGIVTKNIDVANTVSRSIRAGIIWINCYFAFDRDCPYGGYKMSGFGRDFGMQGLHKYLHTKSVVTPIYNSPWL; encoded by the exons ATGGCTGGTGATAGTAATGGCAGCTCTGCAGCCTCCGAGTCCTTCGTGAAGATGCCAACCATAAAGTTCACCAAGCTCTTCATCAATGGAGAATTCGTCGACTCCATCTCAG GTAAAACATTCGAGACCATAGATCCAAGAACCGGGGAGGTGATAACCAGAGTTGCAGAGGGAGATAAGGAAGACGTGGACCTGGCGGTGAAAGCTGCACGCGCCGCCTTCGACCATGGCCCTTGGCCTCGTTTGCCCGGCGCT GAGAGAGGAGCGATTATGTTGAAGTTTGCAGACTTGATTGATGAACATACAGAAGAACTGGCCAAGTTGGATACAGTTGATGCTGGGAAGTTGTTCGGTTTTGGCAAAGCTGTAGACATACCTCAGGTAGCACACATGGTACGTTACTATGCCGGTGCAGCTGATAAAATTCATGGGGAGGTGCTGAAAATGTCGCGTGAGCTCCAAGGTTATACGTTGCTCGAACCCATTGGTGTTGTCGGACACATTATTCCCTGGAATTTCCCCAGCAGCCTGCTGTTTGCTAAGGTTGCCCCTACCTTAGCTGCTGGTTGCACTATGGTCGTCAAACCTGCTGAGCAAACACCTCTTTCGGCGCTCTATTATGCCCATCTGGCTAAGTTG GCTGGTGTTCCTGATGGAGTACTCAATGTCATAACTGGATTTGGAAAGACTGCTGGTGCTGCCGTCACCCATCATATGGAcattgacaaa GTCAGTTTTACTGGTTCCACGGACGTAGGTCGTGAGGTGATGCAGGCTGCAGCAAAGAGCAATTTAAAAGCAGTTTCACTTGAACTAGGGGGCAAGTCACcccttttaatttttgatgATGCTGATGTCGACAAGGCTGCTGACCTTGCTCTCTTGGGAATCCTCTACAACAAG GGAGAAATTTGTGTGGCCAGTTCTCGAGTCTTTGTTCAAGAAGGAATTTATGATGAACTTGTGAAGAAGTTGCAGTTGAAGGCGAAGGATTGGGTTGTTGGGGATCCTTTTGATCCTAATGTTCGTCAAGGACCCCAG GTTGATAAAAAACAGTTTGAGAAAATCTTGACCTACATTGAGCATGGGAAAAGAGAAGGAGCAACTTTGCTAACAGGAGGAAAACCTGTGGGGAAGAAGGGCTATTACATCGAGCCAACAGTATTCACTGATGTCAAG GATGACATGCTTATAGCCAAGGATGAAATATTCGGACCTGTAATGTCACTGATGAAGTTCAA GACCATTGAGGAGGGAATAGCAAGAGCCAACAACACCAAGTATGGCCTAGCTGCAGGCATTGTAACCAAGAACATCGATGTGGCTAACACCGTCTCAAGATCAATCCGCGCAGGCATTATATGGATCAACTGCTACTTTGCCTTCGACCGCGATTGCCCTTATGGAGGATACAAGATGAGTGGCTTTGGAAGAGACTTTGGTATGCAGGGCCTCCACAAGTACCTGCATACTAAATCTGTGGTCACTCCCATTTATAACTCTCCCTGGCTCTGA